From the Cyanobium sp. M30B3 genome, the window CGGCTATCAGAGCTGTGCTGTGGCCCTGCTGCACAGCTGCCGTCAGCCGGCCCACGAGCTCCAGCTGGCGGCCTGGCTGGCGCCGTTCGGCTTCGGCGAGGTCGTCCTCTCTCACCAGCTCAGCGCCCAGCCGCGGCTGGTGCCCCGCGGCCACACCACCCTGGTGGAGGCGGCGGTGGCGCCGGTGCTGGACAGCTATCTGGCCCAGGTGCGGGCTGCCCTTGGGCCGGGTCCGTGCCTGCGGGTGATGGGATCCAGCGGCGCCCTGGCGGATCCGGCTTTGCTCCATGCCAAGGACACGATTCTCTCCGGGCCCGCCGGCGGCATGGTGGGCGCCGTGGCCGTGGCGCGCCAGGCACTGGCGGCAGCGGCTGAGCCGGAGCGGCCGGTGGTGGGCTTCGACATGGGCGGCACCTCCACCGACGTGTTCCACTTCGCGCCGGAGCTCGGTGAGCTGGCCTGGGAGCGGCGGCAGGAAACGGAGATCGTCGGGCTGCGGCTGCAGGCGCCGATGCTTCCCATTCACACGGTGGCCGCCGGCGGCGGCTCCATCGTGCGCTTTAACGGCCAGCGGCTGCTGGTGGGGCCCGAGTCGGCCGGGGCCAATCCCGGTCCGGCCGCCTACCGCCGCGGCGGTCCGGCCACCATCACTGACGCCAACATGCTGCTGGGGCGCCTGCCCGCTTCGGCCCTGCCGCCGGTGTTCGGCCCCGCCGGCGACCGGGGCGCCGATCCCCGTGCCGCCCGGGCCCGCTTTGCCGAGCTGGCGGCACGGATGGCTGGGGTGGCTCCCGGCATCACCCCCGAGCAGGTGGCGGCCGGTGCCCTGGCGATCGCCATCGAGACCATGGCCGGCGCCATCCGCCGCATCTCGATCGAGCGGGGCCACGACCTGCGCGGTGCCCTGCTGGTGAGCTACGGCGGCGCCGGCGGCCAGCACGCCTGCCGCCTGGCCGAGGTGCTGGGGGTGCGTCGGGTGCTGCTGCATCCGCTGGCCGGGGTGCTGTCGGCCTATGGCATCGGCATGGCCCGCCAGCGGTTGCTGCTGGAGCGCCACCTGGCGGCCCCCCTTGTCCCAGACCTCCTGCCCCGACTGCGCCAGTGCCGCGACCAGCTGGCTGCTGAGGGCGCCGCCCGCCTGGGCTGCGATCGGACGCCACGCCTGACGGTGCGTCTGGAGCTGCGCTACCCCGGCAGCGAACGGGGGCTGGAGCTGCTCTGGACTGCCGCCGGCAGCGGTGAGAGCTCCGCCGGCGCGGTGGCGGCATTGCGGCGCGACTTTGCGGCCAGCCACCGCCGTCGTTTCGGTTATCTGCCGGAGAGCGGCGGCCACACCTTGATCGTGGAGAGGATGCTGCTGGAGCTGGAGGCCGCCGCTGGGGAGGGCCCTGAAGCGGGCGGAGTGTTCGGATCCGAGCCCAGCCCAGGCGGGGACGCTGGACTGGAGCCCGGCACCAGCCCGCTCTGGCAGGACGGCCAGTGGCAGCCGGTGCCCCACTGGCAGCGCCGGCAGCTGCGGCCGGACCAGATGGTGCAGGGGCCGGCCCTGATCAGTGATCCCACGTCCACCAGCCTGCTTGAGGCCGGCTGGCAGGCGCGGCTGCTGCCCGGAGGCGTCCTGCTGCTGGAGCGGCAGGCCGATCCGGTGGCGGACCCAGGGCTGGTGGTGCAGGCCGGCGGGACCCCTGACGCTGGCCCCGATCCCACCCTGCTGCAGCTCTACAACCATCGCTTCATGGCCGTGGCTGAGCAGATGGGGGCCCGCCTGCAGCAGAGTGCCCGCTCGGTGAATATCCGCGAGCGGCTCGACTTCTCCTGCGCCGTGTTCGATGGCGCTGGCGCCCTGGTGGCCAATGCGCCCCACATCCCGGTGCACCTGGGCTCGATGGGCGACAGCGTCGCCAGCCTGTTGGCGGCGATCGCCCGCGGTGAGCGGGCCCCGCTGGCCCCCGGTGATGTGCTGCTCAGCAACGATCCCTACAACGGCGGTACCCACCTGCCCGACATCACGGCGATCACGCCGGTGTTCGCCGCCGCCGATGCGGGTGAAGCGCGGCCCGGGCGCCCGGTGCTGTTCGTGGCCAGTCGCGGCCACCACGCCGATGTGGGCGGCATCAGCCCGGGTTCGATGCCCGCCTTCAGCCGCACCATTGCCGAGGAGGGCCTGCTGCTCGACAACCTGCCCCTGGTGCAGGGGGGACGCTTCGATGAGGCGGCCTGGCGGCAGCGCCTGGCGGCTGGCCCCTGGCCCGTGCGCAACCCCGACCAGCTGCTGGCCGACCTGCAGGCCCAGGTGGCCGCCAACCAGCTGGGGGTGAGCCAGCTCGCGCAGCTGATCGCCCGCCATGGCCTGGGGGAGGTGCGGGCCTATGCCCGCCACGGCCAGGCCAACGCGGCCGCGGCGGTGCGGAGGGCCCTGGCCCAGCTGCGCGACGGCCAGTTCCGCCTCGATCTCGATGGCGGCGGGCAGATCGCCGTGGCGGTGCGGCTGGACCGGCAGTCGGGCCGGGCCCTGGTGGATTTCAGCGGCACGTCCCCCCAGCGCTCCGACAACTTCAACGCCCCCCTGGCCGTGACCAAGGCCGCGGTGCTCTACGTGTTCCGCTGCCTGGTGGGGGAGGCGATCCCGCTCAATGCTGGCTGCCTGGAACCGCTGGAGCTGCTGGTGCCGGAGGGCTGTCTGCTCAATCCCCGGCCACCGGCGGCGGTGGTGGCGGGCAATGTGGAGGTGTCGCAGGCGCTCACCAATGCCCTGTTCGCCGCCCTGGGGGTGCAGGCGGCGGCCCAGGGCACGATGAACAACCTCAGCTTCGGCAATGCCCGGGTGCAGTACTACGAGACCCTCTGCGGCGGCACCGGCGGCGGCCGGGACCTGCAGGGCCGAGGCTTTGCCGGCGCTTCGGCGGTGCAGAGCCACATGACCAATTCCCGTCTCACCGATCTGGAGGTGCTGGAGGCCCGCTTCCCAGTGCGGCTGGAATGCTTCGCGATCCGGCGCGGCAGCGGCGGCGCCGGCCGCTGGCCGGGGGGCGACGGCGTGGTGCGCCAGTTGCGCTGCCTGGAGCCTCTGGCGGTGTCGCTGATTTCCGGCAGCCGCAGTGTGGCGCCCTTCGGACTGGAGGGCGGCGCCCCCGGTGCCTGCGGCCGCAATGCGGTGCTGCGCGCCGATGGCAGCCGCCAGGAGCTGCCGGGCTGTTGTGCCCTCGAGCTGCAGCCCGGCGAGGCCCTCCGCATCGAGACCCCGGGCGGCGGTGGCTTCGGTGCGCCTGCTGCCGCGGCCGATCCTCAACCCCCGCTGGCGCCGGAGCAGCACGAACCGGCATGACGCCCACCGGATCCCTGCCCGTTCACGCCAGCCTTCGCCTGGGCAGGTCTGCTCCCGTGCTGCTGGCCCTGCTGCTGGGCCTGCCGTTGCCGCAGGCGGGCCGGGCCAACCCCCTGCAGGAGGGCCGCCAGCGCTTTCAGCCCCAGGGGGCGCCCGGGGGCATGGTGGCCAGCCAGGAGCGGCTGGCCTCGGAGGCGGGCGCGGCCGTGCTGCGCCAGGGGGGCAACGCGGTGGACGCGGCGGTGGCCACGGCCTTCGCCCTGGCGGTGACCCTGCCCCAGGCCGGCAACCTGGGCGGCGGCGGCTTCGCCGTGCTCTGGCTGCCGGGTCCCTCCCCGCCCGTGGACGCGGCTGCCTGCCCGCCCGCCGGCCCGGCGCGAGCGGTCCTGAGCTGGCGATCGGCCGCGGCGTCGCCGTGGCGGTGAACTTCCGGGAGACCGCTCCCCTGGCCGCCACCCCGGACATGTTCCTGGGCCCAGGTGGCCAGGTCGACCGCCAGCGGGCCACCCGCAGCCTGCTGAGCACCGCCGTGCCCGGCACCCCCGCCGGCCTGCTGCTGGCCCAGCGCTGCTACGGCCGCCTGCCCCTGGCCCGGGTGATGGCGCCGGCGATCGCGCTGGCCGAGCGGGGCTTTGCCGTGGGGCCCGAACTGAGCCGTTCTTTGCGCCAGGCGGCGCCGTTGCTCCAGGCCGACCCCACCTCCCGCCAGCTGTTCTTCCAGCCGCCGCGCCAGGTGGGGGGCGAGCCCCAGCCCTACCGGCCTGGTGAGCTGCTGCGCCAACCCCAGCTGGCCGCCAGCCTGCGCCGCATTGCCGCTGCTGGCGAGGACGGCTTCTACCGCGGCCCCAGCGCCCAGGCCCTGGTGCGGCTGATGCGGGAGCGGGGCGGCCTGATCCGCCAGGCCGATCTCGATGCCTACCGGGCCCAGCTGGTGCGGCCCCTGCGGGGTGAATTCCGCGGCGCCAGCGTGCTGGGCATGCCACCGCCGAGCAGCGGTGGCGTCACCCTGCTGCAGCTGCTGCAGATCCTCGAGCCCCTGCCCCTGGAGCGCTGGGGGCTGAACAGCGCCGCCGGCATCCATGCCCTGGTGGAGGCGATGAACCTGGCCTACCGCGACCGCAACCAGTGGCTGGGCGACCCGGATCAGGTGGCCATTCCCCTGGAGCGCCTGCTGAGTGCGGCGTACGCCAGTGAGCTGCGCGGCCAGCTGGATCTCAACCGGCACCGTCCGGCCGCCACCCTGGCCCCGCCCGCGGCTTCCCGCCGGGAGGGCCCCAATACCACCCACCTCTCGGTGGCCGACCGCAACGGCGGCCTGGTGGCCCTCACCACCACCCTCAACTTCGCCTACGGCAACGGCGTGAGCGTGCCGGGAGCCGGCTTCCTGCTCAACAACGAGATGGACGACTTCACCGCCAGCCCCGGCCAGCCCAATGCCTATGGCCTGGTGCAGGGGGAGGCCAACGCCATCGCCCCCGGGCGGCGCCCGCTGAGTTCGATGAGCCCCACCCTGGTGTTCCGGGCCGATGGCACGCCCTGGCTGGCCACCGGCAGCCCCGGCGGCAGCCGCATCATCACCACCGTGCTGCAGGTGCTGCTGGGCCGGCTGGTGCACGGCCTCAACCTGGCCTCAGCCGTGGCCAGCCCCCGGGTGCACAGCCAGCTCTGGCCCGACCGGATCAGCCATGAGCAGGGCATCAGCCCCGACACCCTGGAGCTGCTGCGCCGCCGCGGCCACCGGCTGCAGCTGGCCCCGGCCATGGGCTCGGCCAACAGCGTGGAGGTGCTGCCGATGGCTGCAGAAGGCTCTGGCGGCAGCCTGGGGGTGGCCGACCCGCGCCGGCTGGATGCGGCCGCAGTGGCTGAATAGGGCGCTGCCGGGCCAGCCAGCAGGCAGCTCGGCCTCAGCTGGCCGGGGCGCTCGGCGCGGTGATCAGGTTCACGGCCGAGAAGGCCAGACCGATGCCGAACAGCAGGCCGATCGCCCAGAGGCTGTCGCTGGGCCACTGGGCGATCAGCATGCCGCCCAGCACGGCGGTGACGATGCCATCGAGCAGTACCAGGCCCCGGGCTGGCGCCTGGCTGGTGGCGGCGGCGGCCAGTTCCATCACCCCCTCAAAGGCCAGCAGGAGGCCCACAAACAGGGTGAGGCTCACCTCGCTCTCGATCGGGAAGGCCAGCACCCAGATGCCGCCGCCCAGGTAGAGCAGGCCGGAGAGCAGGCGGAACAGCTTGCCCTTCACGTCGCTTTCGCCGGTGAGGCGCAGCACCTGCGACACGCCGGCGATCACCGCCGCCGCGCCCACCGCGATCGTGAGCAGGGTGGCCGAAGCGAACGGCAGGGCGATCGACAGGCCGGCCGCCGCGAACAGGGCGACCGCCGTGATCCAGCGCAGTTGGGGGGAGGCGGGAGCCGTCACTGGACGAGGGACAAACCAGCACAGTAGGAGCCTGGATGTTGCGTCACAGCCAGCTGTCGACCATCTAGCCATGGGCTTCCGGTTCTGGATCCCTGGTCGGGTTCAGGCCCATGGGCGAGCTGGATCAGGGTTCGCTGATCGACGGTGGCGATCTCTATGGCGAAAGATCACAGCTCCGGCCTGCCCGACCTCCGCTTCCGCAAGGTGAAGTGGATCGCTCGATCCGCCGCCCATGTTTGAGCTGCTGCCGCCGCTCAACGATCACAACCTGCCCTGGATGGATACGGTCCATCCAATTGTGGTGCATTTCGTGATCGCCATGGCCGTGATTGCCGTGCTGTTCGACCTGATCGGCAGCCTCGCCCGCCGTCCCGGCCTGTTTGAGGTGAGCTTCTGGAATCTGCTGGTGGCCACGGTGGCCATTTTCGTGGCGATCATCTTCGGCCAGGTGGAGGCAGGGCTGGCCGAGCCCTACGGCGCCTCCCGCGAGATCCTCAATCTGCACAGCACGATCGGCTGGTCGCTGGCGGGGGTGCTGGCGGTGCTCACGGCCTGGCGCTATGTGATCCGCAGCAAGGACCCCACGCGCCTGCCGGTGGCCTTCCTGGGTGCCGGTGGCCTGCTGGTGGCGCTGGTGGCCGTGCAGGTGACCCTCGGCAACCAGCTGATCTGGACCTATGGCCTCCACACCGTGCCGGTGGTGGAGGCGATCCGTGCGGGATTGGTGTGATGGGAGCGAACGGCCTGCCCTACGCCCTGCCGATTCA encodes:
- a CDS encoding hydantoinase B/oxoprolinase family protein — its product is MAEQAAGSGRGWRVWIDRGGTFTDVVACDPAGQLRVRKVLSEQPDGAGDPAVAAIRELLGLAAAEPIPAGVIGELRLGTTVATNALLEHRGAPVLLLINRGFADLLTIGDQHRPDIFALAIERPRPLEIQVVEVAGRLAADGSELEPLQLDGALAAQLREALAAGYQSCAVALLHSCRQPAHELQLAAWLAPFGFGEVVLSHQLSAQPRLVPRGHTTLVEAAVAPVLDSYLAQVRAALGPGPCLRVMGSSGALADPALLHAKDTILSGPAGGMVGAVAVARQALAAAAEPERPVVGFDMGGTSTDVFHFAPELGELAWERRQETEIVGLRLQAPMLPIHTVAAGGGSIVRFNGQRLLVGPESAGANPGPAAYRRGGPATITDANMLLGRLPASALPPVFGPAGDRGADPRAARARFAELAARMAGVAPGITPEQVAAGALAIAIETMAGAIRRISIERGHDLRGALLVSYGGAGGQHACRLAEVLGVRRVLLHPLAGVLSAYGIGMARQRLLLERHLAAPLVPDLLPRLRQCRDQLAAEGAARLGCDRTPRLTVRLELRYPGSERGLELLWTAAGSGESSAGAVAALRRDFAASHRRRFGYLPESGGHTLIVERMLLELEAAAGEGPEAGGVFGSEPSPGGDAGLEPGTSPLWQDGQWQPVPHWQRRQLRPDQMVQGPALISDPTSTSLLEAGWQARLLPGGVLLLERQADPVADPGLVVQAGGTPDAGPDPTLLQLYNHRFMAVAEQMGARLQQSARSVNIRERLDFSCAVFDGAGALVANAPHIPVHLGSMGDSVASLLAAIARGERAPLAPGDVLLSNDPYNGGTHLPDITAITPVFAAADAGEARPGRPVLFVASRGHHADVGGISPGSMPAFSRTIAEEGLLLDNLPLVQGGRFDEAAWRQRLAAGPWPVRNPDQLLADLQAQVAANQLGVSQLAQLIARHGLGEVRAYARHGQANAAAAVRRALAQLRDGQFRLDLDGGGQIAVAVRLDRQSGRALVDFSGTSPQRSDNFNAPLAVTKAAVLYVFRCLVGEAIPLNAGCLEPLELLVPEGCLLNPRPPAAVVAGNVEVSQALTNALFAALGVQAAAQGTMNNLSFGNARVQYYETLCGGTGGGRDLQGRGFAGASAVQSHMTNSRLTDLEVLEARFPVRLECFAIRRGSGGAGRWPGGDGVVRQLRCLEPLAVSLISGSRSVAPFGLEGGAPGACGRNAVLRADGSRQELPGCCALELQPGEALRIETPGGGGFGAPAAAADPQPPLAPEQHEPA
- a CDS encoding DUF308 domain-containing protein — translated: MARWSTAGCDATSRLLLCWFVPRPVTAPASPQLRWITAVALFAAAGLSIALPFASATLLTIAVGAAAVIAGVSQVLRLTGESDVKGKLFRLLSGLLYLGGGIWVLAFPIESEVSLTLFVGLLLAFEGVMELAAAATSQAPARGLVLLDGIVTAVLGGMLIAQWPSDSLWAIGLLFGIGLAFSAVNLITAPSAPAS
- a CDS encoding DUF2231 domain-containing protein, yielding MFELLPPLNDHNLPWMDTVHPIVVHFVIAMAVIAVLFDLIGSLARRPGLFEVSFWNLLVATVAIFVAIIFGQVEAGLAEPYGASREILNLHSTIGWSLAGVLAVLTAWRYVIRSKDPTRLPVAFLGAGGLLVALVAVQVTLGNQLIWTYGLHTVPVVEAIRAGLV